One segment of Cerasicoccus sp. TK19100 DNA contains the following:
- a CDS encoding pyrophosphate--fructose-6-phosphate 1-phosphotransferase → MPAPKKVGILTAGGLAPCLSSAIGGLIERYTEIAPDTEIICYVGGYKGLLLGDSITVTPEMRKNAAILHRHGGSPIGNSRVKLTNVKDCVKRGLVKEGEDPQKVAADQLVKDGVQVLHTIGGDDTNTAAADLAAFLHRNDYELQVIGLPKTIDNDVFPIAQSLGAWTAAEEGAKYFRNIVAEHNANPRMLIVHEVMGRSCGWLTAATAKYYRDNILGDRGFVPGLGLSKERLDVHAIFIPEMEIDLEAEAERLKKVMDEVDCVNIFVSEGAGVESIVKQMEAAGQEVPRDAFGHVKLDAVNPGKYFGSKFAEALGAEKNMVQKSGYFSRAAPANIDDLRLIKSCTDLAVQCAHEGKTGVIGHDEDQRNILRAIEFERIKGGKPFNIDEPWFDELLAAIGQTKGKKVEVAH, encoded by the coding sequence ATGCCAGCACCTAAAAAAGTCGGAATTCTAACTGCGGGCGGTCTCGCGCCTTGCTTATCGTCGGCCATCGGTGGCCTGATTGAACGCTACACGGAAATTGCTCCGGATACGGAGATCATTTGCTACGTGGGCGGCTACAAAGGCCTGTTGTTGGGCGACAGCATCACGGTGACGCCGGAGATGCGCAAAAACGCCGCGATCCTGCATCGCCATGGCGGCAGCCCGATCGGCAACAGCCGCGTCAAGCTGACCAACGTGAAGGACTGCGTGAAACGGGGCCTCGTCAAAGAAGGCGAAGACCCGCAGAAGGTCGCCGCGGATCAACTCGTCAAGGATGGCGTCCAAGTGCTGCACACCATTGGCGGCGATGACACCAACACCGCTGCGGCGGACCTGGCTGCATTCCTGCACCGCAATGATTACGAGTTGCAGGTCATCGGCCTGCCCAAAACGATCGACAACGACGTCTTCCCGATTGCTCAGAGCCTCGGTGCCTGGACGGCGGCCGAAGAGGGTGCCAAGTATTTCCGCAACATCGTGGCCGAGCACAACGCCAACCCCCGCATGCTGATCGTTCACGAAGTCATGGGCCGCTCCTGCGGTTGGTTGACTGCGGCGACCGCAAAATACTACCGTGACAACATCCTTGGCGACCGTGGCTTCGTGCCCGGCCTTGGCCTGAGCAAGGAGCGCCTCGACGTGCATGCGATTTTTATCCCCGAGATGGAAATCGACCTCGAAGCCGAAGCCGAGCGCCTCAAGAAGGTCATGGATGAAGTCGACTGCGTGAACATTTTTGTCTCCGAAGGCGCGGGCGTGGAGTCCATCGTCAAGCAGATGGAAGCCGCTGGCCAGGAAGTGCCCCGCGACGCTTTTGGCCACGTGAAGCTGGACGCCGTGAACCCCGGCAAATACTTCGGCAGCAAGTTTGCTGAAGCCCTCGGTGCCGAGAAAAACATGGTGCAAAAGAGCGGCTACTTCAGCCGTGCGGCTCCGGCCAATATCGACGACCTCCGCCTAATCAAGAGCTGCACGGATCTCGCCGTCCAATGTGCACACGAAGGCAAGACCGGCGTGATCGGCCACGACGAAGACCAGCGCAACATCCTGCGCGCGATCGAGTTCGAGCGCATCAAGGGCGGCAAGCCGTTCAACATTGACGAGCCTTGGTTCGACGAGCTGCTGGCTGCTATTGGCCAGACCAAGGGTAAGAAGGTCGAAGTCGCCCACTAG
- a CDS encoding carotenoid biosynthesis protein has protein sequence MFRRLFQIILGWYVIWFLVGLVAVAIPYESPVGHWEDLLFMILASAVIFLDAVRRIGWGATIVVLLWIGVLSGGIEMFGAKTGIPFGEYGYTGRFGPRILGELPWAIPLAWWVVLYPLLLFFNMLAREKMLKPGLIPLCVAIMATMVDVSLEPVATLVCGYWHWESSGPYYGVPMLNFFGWFFTALVIVWPLQYFIGRIFMEGYIAPGSLFLPLAVLGSVLTSFLVAGLVNGLWLAAAWTAFLTLIIAVIVVRFAWPRRDVFLLTDYGRYQPGYRPRKY, from the coding sequence ATGTTTCGTCGACTGTTTCAAATCATACTCGGTTGGTATGTGATCTGGTTTCTGGTGGGGTTGGTCGCGGTGGCCATCCCATATGAGTCGCCCGTGGGCCACTGGGAAGACCTGCTGTTCATGATCTTGGCCTCGGCGGTGATTTTTCTCGATGCGGTGCGTCGCATTGGTTGGGGGGCGACGATCGTCGTGCTGCTGTGGATCGGCGTGTTGTCGGGCGGCATCGAAATGTTTGGTGCCAAGACGGGGATTCCGTTCGGCGAATACGGCTACACCGGTCGCTTTGGACCGCGCATCCTGGGGGAGCTGCCCTGGGCCATCCCGCTGGCGTGGTGGGTGGTGCTCTATCCGCTACTGCTGTTTTTCAACATGCTGGCACGGGAAAAAATGCTCAAGCCCGGGCTGATTCCGCTTTGTGTGGCCATTATGGCGACGATGGTCGATGTCTCCCTGGAGCCGGTGGCAACGCTGGTTTGCGGTTATTGGCACTGGGAGAGCAGTGGGCCATACTATGGCGTGCCGATGCTTAATTTCTTTGGCTGGTTCTTCACGGCACTGGTTATCGTGTGGCCGCTGCAGTATTTTATAGGGCGAATCTTTATGGAGGGCTATATCGCGCCGGGGTCGTTGTTTTTGCCGCTGGCCGTGCTGGGCAGTGTATTGACGAGCTTCCTCGTCGCGGGCCTGGTAAACGGCCTCTGGCTGGCAGCGGCGTGGACCGCATTCCTGACGCTGATTATTGCCGTGATCGTGGTGCGCTTCGCCTGGCCTCGGCGGGATGTTTTCCTGCTGACGGACTACGGGCGCTACCAGCCGGGATATCGTCCGCGTAAATATTGA
- a CDS encoding pseudouridine synthase produces MPEPEAIRLQKYLSEQGYCSRRKAETLIEEGVVTINGKTAQLGDKVVTGKDIVKVEGQRVNARKLKRWVLMLNKPKGYICSHSDPHNSKTIYQLVPPELVSDKLICCGRLDKESEGMLILTTDGDLAQRITHPSGGVIKRYRVKLSRKFDTELIPKLIKGIKRDGEFLQAKKIVMATKGQDVDRRLEVHLEQGRKREIRRMFEAFGYFVDKLERFQMGNLPMKGIPRGGIREVTNKELDFLFSK; encoded by the coding sequence ATGCCAGAACCAGAAGCCATACGTTTGCAGAAGTATTTATCCGAGCAGGGTTATTGCTCACGCCGCAAGGCCGAGACCCTGATCGAAGAAGGTGTCGTGACCATCAACGGCAAAACCGCCCAGCTCGGCGACAAAGTTGTCACCGGCAAAGATATCGTCAAAGTCGAGGGCCAGCGCGTCAACGCGCGCAAGCTCAAGCGCTGGGTCCTCATGCTGAACAAGCCCAAGGGCTACATCTGCAGCCACAGCGATCCGCACAACTCCAAAACGATTTACCAGTTGGTCCCTCCCGAGCTCGTCAGCGACAAGTTGATCTGCTGCGGCCGCCTCGATAAAGAGAGCGAAGGCATGCTGATCCTCACCACCGATGGCGACTTGGCCCAGCGCATCACCCACCCTTCCGGCGGCGTCATCAAGCGCTATCGCGTAAAACTAAGCCGCAAATTCGACACCGAGCTTATCCCCAAGCTCATCAAGGGCATCAAGCGCGATGGGGAATTCCTGCAGGCTAAAAAGATCGTCATGGCCACCAAGGGGCAAGACGTGGACCGCCGCCTGGAAGTCCACCTGGAACAAGGTCGGAAGCGTGAAATCCGCCGCATGTTCGAAGCTTTCGGCTACTTTGTGGACAAGCTGGAGCGCTTCCAAATGGGTAATCTCCCCATGAAGGGCATCCCCCGCGGCGGCATCCGCGAAGTGACAAACAAGGAATTGGACTTTCTCTTTTCAAAATAG